A stretch of Canis lupus baileyi chromosome 2, mCanLup2.hap1, whole genome shotgun sequence DNA encodes these proteins:
- the TTLL13 gene encoding tubulin polyglutamylase TTLL13 isoform X7, which translates to MEPNTCKTSESEYAEEEESEEECVKGEATIPSNSSQQELSKADYKEFGDGVPLSIVAKKIPKKIIAPDDLEVGRRKRRQKRRPLAINLTNCKYESVRRAAQMCGLKEVGEDEEWTVYWTDCSVSLERVMDMKRFQKINHFPGMTEICRKDLLARNLNRMQKLYPTEYNIFPRTWCLPADYGDFQSYGRQRKTRTYICKPDSGCQGRGIFITRNPREIKPGEHMICQQYISKPFLIDGFKFDMRIYVLITSCDPLRIFMYEEGLARFATMPYVEPSHNNLDDVCMHLTNYAINKHNENFVQDDAVGSKRKLSTLNAWLREHSYNPEELWGDIEDIIIKTIISAHSVLRHNYRTCFPQYLSGGTCACFEILGFDILLDHKLKPWLLEVNHSPSFTTDSRLDREVKDALLCDAMTLVNLQGCDKRKVMEEDKRRVKERLFQCHQQPRDTRCSRREQRESSHVAVLDQERYEDSHLGGYRRIYPGPDMEKYSPFFKHNGSLFQETAASKAREECARQQLEEIRLKQEQQETSGSKKRKESRDQNQGESAGEKSRSRVGLRAFSTHLAYRNRTREKELLSVHLDTMHPQEIVEEEELERMKALLQRKNLIRSLGIVEQLTRMLQPNHQGQRNLEEYGARFHQDRLGSQELQSVSLVPLVLLRGAAKVQGPPHFLYPVRIQEFIPRILGPLPTINAAFPHHSWCHLQPKNFNWIGDPAAISPCSLSMKISGRRYFSRARVRFTSLGQQLVKR; encoded by the exons ATGGAGCCAAATACCTGTAAGACCAGCGAATCAGAGTACGCTGAAGAAGAGGAATCTGAGGAGGAGTGTGTTAAAGGGGAAGCTACCATCCCTTCTAACTCTTCTCAGCAGGAACTCTCAAAGGCTGACTATAAGGAATTTGGGGATGGAGTTCCCTTATCTATTGTGGCcaagaaaattccaaagaaaatcaTAGCCCCAGATGACTTAGAAgttgggaggagaaagagaaggcagaaacGCAG ACCCCTGGCCATCAACCTGACCAACTGCAAATATGAGAGCG tGCGCCGGGCAGCCCAAATGTGTGGCTtgaaggaggtgggggaggacgAGGAGTGGACTGTGTACTGGACAGACTGCTCTGTCTCCCTGGAAAGAGTCATGGACATGAAGAGGTTTCAG AAAATCAACCACTTCCCTGGCATGACAGAAATCTGCCGCAAAGATCTACTGGCTCGCAACCTCAACCGCATGCAGAAACTCTATCCTACTGAATACAACATCTTCCCCCGCACCTGGTgcctccctgcaga CTATGGGGACTTCCAGTCCTATGGTCGTCAGCGAAAAACCCGCACTTATATCTGCAAGCCAGACAGTGGCTGCCAGGGACGGGGCATCTTCATTACCCGAAATCCCCGGGAGATCAAGCCAGGAGAGCATATGATCTGCCAGCAATACATCTCCAAG CCCTTCCTCATTGACGGCTTCAAGTTTGATATGCGAATCTATGTCCTGATCACATCCTGTGACCCTCTCCGGATTTTCATGTATGAGGAGGGCCTGGCCCGCTTTGCCACTATGCCCTACGTGGAGCCCAGCCACAACAACCTG GATGACGTCTGTATGCACCTGACCAACTATGCTATCAACAAACACAATGAGAATTTTGTCCAAGATGATGCTGTAGGCAGTAAGAG GAAACTGTCTACACTCAACGCCTGGCTGCGAGAACACAGCTACAACCCCGAAGAGCTGTGGGGCGACATTGAGGACATCATCATCAAAACCATCATCTCAGCTCATTCTGTTCTTCGCCACAACTACCGAACCTGTTTTCCCCAATATCTGAGTGGAGGTACATGTGCCTGTTTTGAGATCCTTGGTTTTGACATCTTGCTGGACCACAAGCTGAAGCCCTGGCTGCTGGAG GTAAACCACTCTCCAAGTTTCACCACTGACTCCCGCCTCGATCGAGAAGTGAAGGATGCGCTTCTCTGTGATGCCATGACCCTTGTCAACCTCCAGGGCTGTGACAAAAGGAAGGTGATGGAGGAGGACAAGCGGCGAGTCAAGGAGCGGCTTTTCCAGTGCCACCAACAGCCACGAGACACCAGGTGCTCCAG GCGAGAACAGAGGGAGTCGTCCCATGTGGCGGTACTAGATCAGGAACGCTACGAGGATTCCCACCTCGGAGGATATCGGCGGATCTACCCTGGGCCTGACATGGAGAAGTATTCACCTTTCTTTAAGCACAATGGCTCCCTCTTCCAGGAGACTGCTGCTTCCAAGGCCAGGGAGGAGTGTGCCAG GCAGCAACTGGAAGAGATCCGCCTTAAGCAGGAACAGCAGGAGACCTCAGGCAGTAAGAAGCGGAAAGAAAGCAGGGACCAGAACCAGGGTGAATCAGCAGGGGAGAAGAGCCGATCCAGGGTCGGGCTCCGGGCATTCTCCACCCACCTGGCTTACAGGAACCGGACCCGGGAGAAAGAG CTGCTGTCAGTACACCTGGATACCATGCATCCGCAAGAAATTGTggaagaggaggagctggagaGAATGAAGGCTTTGCTTCAAAGGAAGAATCTTATCCGAAGCCTCGGTATTGTAGAGCAGCTCACTCGCATGCTGCAGCCCAACCACCAGGGCCAGAGAAATCTTGAGGAGTATGGG GCTAGATTTCACCAGGATAGGCTGGGCAGTCAAGAACTGCAATCTGTGAGTCTGGTCCCATTGGTCCTCCTGAGAGGGGCCGCCAAAGTGCAGGGCCCTCCTCATTTTCTGTATCCAGTTCGGATCCAAGAATTCATCCCCAGGATCTTAGGGCCCCTACCAACCATAAATGCTGCATTTCCACATCATTCCTGGTGCCATCTACAGCCCAAGAACTTCAACTGGATAGGAGATCCAGCAGCCATCAGCCCCTGTTCATTGTCAATGAAGATATCTGGAAGGCGCTATTTTTCCAGGGCGAGAGTCAGGTTCACAAGCC TTGGGCAACAGTTGGTAAAGAGGTGA
- the TTLL13 gene encoding tubulin polyglutamylase TTLL13 isoform X6, with amino-acid sequence MEPNTCKTSESEYAEEEESEEECVKGEATIPSNSSQQELSKADYKEFGDGVPLSIVAKKIPKKIIAPDDLEVGRRKRRQKRRPLAINLTNCKYESVRRAAQMCGLKEVGEDEEWTVYWTDCSVSLERVMDMKRFQKINHFPGMTEICRKDLLARNLNRMQKLYPTEYNIFPRTWCLPADYGDFQSYGRQRKTRTYICKPDSGCQGRGIFITRNPREIKPGEHMICQQYISKPFLIDGFKFDMRIYVLITSCDPLRIFMYEEGLARFATMPYVEPSHNNLDDVCMHLTNYAINKHNENFVQDDAVGSKRKLSTLNAWLREHSYNPEELWGDIEDIIIKTIISAHSVLRHNYRTCFPQYLSGGTCACFEILGFDILLDHKLKPWLLEVNHSPSFTTDSRLDREVKDALLCDAMTLVNLQGCDKRKVMEEDKRRVKERLFQCHQQPRDTRCSRREQRESSHVAVLDQERYEDSHLGGYRRIYPGPDMEKYSPFFKHNGSLFQETAASKAREECARQQLEEIRLKQEQQETSGSKKRKESRDQNQGESAGEKSRSRVGLRAFSTHLAYRNRTREKELLSVHLDTMHPQEIVEEEELERMKALLQRKNLIRSLGIVEQLTRMLQPNHQGQRNLEEYGVRVPARTLSQNKGTRAALPKNFNWIGDPAAISPCSLSMKISGRRYFSRARVRFTSQGQASRRLEAINRALAGSESSSLTLKQGYHLQPERVASSSWIDSTLPSEVDSEHRAPKVQDVSALPLPP; translated from the exons ATGGAGCCAAATACCTGTAAGACCAGCGAATCAGAGTACGCTGAAGAAGAGGAATCTGAGGAGGAGTGTGTTAAAGGGGAAGCTACCATCCCTTCTAACTCTTCTCAGCAGGAACTCTCAAAGGCTGACTATAAGGAATTTGGGGATGGAGTTCCCTTATCTATTGTGGCcaagaaaattccaaagaaaatcaTAGCCCCAGATGACTTAGAAgttgggaggagaaagagaaggcagaaacGCAG ACCCCTGGCCATCAACCTGACCAACTGCAAATATGAGAGCG tGCGCCGGGCAGCCCAAATGTGTGGCTtgaaggaggtgggggaggacgAGGAGTGGACTGTGTACTGGACAGACTGCTCTGTCTCCCTGGAAAGAGTCATGGACATGAAGAGGTTTCAG AAAATCAACCACTTCCCTGGCATGACAGAAATCTGCCGCAAAGATCTACTGGCTCGCAACCTCAACCGCATGCAGAAACTCTATCCTACTGAATACAACATCTTCCCCCGCACCTGGTgcctccctgcaga CTATGGGGACTTCCAGTCCTATGGTCGTCAGCGAAAAACCCGCACTTATATCTGCAAGCCAGACAGTGGCTGCCAGGGACGGGGCATCTTCATTACCCGAAATCCCCGGGAGATCAAGCCAGGAGAGCATATGATCTGCCAGCAATACATCTCCAAG CCCTTCCTCATTGACGGCTTCAAGTTTGATATGCGAATCTATGTCCTGATCACATCCTGTGACCCTCTCCGGATTTTCATGTATGAGGAGGGCCTGGCCCGCTTTGCCACTATGCCCTACGTGGAGCCCAGCCACAACAACCTG GATGACGTCTGTATGCACCTGACCAACTATGCTATCAACAAACACAATGAGAATTTTGTCCAAGATGATGCTGTAGGCAGTAAGAG GAAACTGTCTACACTCAACGCCTGGCTGCGAGAACACAGCTACAACCCCGAAGAGCTGTGGGGCGACATTGAGGACATCATCATCAAAACCATCATCTCAGCTCATTCTGTTCTTCGCCACAACTACCGAACCTGTTTTCCCCAATATCTGAGTGGAGGTACATGTGCCTGTTTTGAGATCCTTGGTTTTGACATCTTGCTGGACCACAAGCTGAAGCCCTGGCTGCTGGAG GTAAACCACTCTCCAAGTTTCACCACTGACTCCCGCCTCGATCGAGAAGTGAAGGATGCGCTTCTCTGTGATGCCATGACCCTTGTCAACCTCCAGGGCTGTGACAAAAGGAAGGTGATGGAGGAGGACAAGCGGCGAGTCAAGGAGCGGCTTTTCCAGTGCCACCAACAGCCACGAGACACCAGGTGCTCCAG GCGAGAACAGAGGGAGTCGTCCCATGTGGCGGTACTAGATCAGGAACGCTACGAGGATTCCCACCTCGGAGGATATCGGCGGATCTACCCTGGGCCTGACATGGAGAAGTATTCACCTTTCTTTAAGCACAATGGCTCCCTCTTCCAGGAGACTGCTGCTTCCAAGGCCAGGGAGGAGTGTGCCAG GCAGCAACTGGAAGAGATCCGCCTTAAGCAGGAACAGCAGGAGACCTCAGGCAGTAAGAAGCGGAAAGAAAGCAGGGACCAGAACCAGGGTGAATCAGCAGGGGAGAAGAGCCGATCCAGGGTCGGGCTCCGGGCATTCTCCACCCACCTGGCTTACAGGAACCGGACCCGGGAGAAAGAG CTGCTGTCAGTACACCTGGATACCATGCATCCGCAAGAAATTGTggaagaggaggagctggagaGAATGAAGGCTTTGCTTCAAAGGAAGAATCTTATCCGAAGCCTCGGTATTGTAGAGCAGCTCACTCGCATGCTGCAGCCCAACCACCAGGGCCAGAGAAATCTTGAGGAGTATGGGGTGAGGGTCCCTGCGCGCACCCTCTCACAAAACAAGGGAACAAGGGCTGCATTG CCCAAGAACTTCAACTGGATAGGAGATCCAGCAGCCATCAGCCCCTGTTCATTGTCAATGAAGATATCTGGAAGGCGCTATTTTTCCAGGGCGAGAGTCAGGTTCACAAGCC AAGGCCAAGCCAGCAGAAGGCTCGAAGCCATAAACAGAGCTCTGGCAGGATCAGAGTCATCCTCTCTAACCCTAAAGCAGGGCTACCATCTGCAACCAGAAAGAGTGGCAAGTAGCTCATGGATTGACAGCACCTTACCCTCGGAGGTAGACTCTGAACACAGGGCACCCAAGGTCCAGGATGtctctgccctgcctctgcccccctga
- the TTLL13 gene encoding tubulin polyglutamylase TTLL13 isoform X8 yields MEPNTCKTSESEYAEEEESEEECVKGEATIPSNSSQQELSKADYKEFGDGVPLSIVAKKIPKKIIAPDDLEVGRRKRRQKRRPLAINLTNCKYESVRRAAQMCGLKEVGEDEEWTVYWTDCSVSLERVMDMKRFQKINHFPGMTEICRKDLLARNLNRMQKLYPTEYNIFPRTWCLPADYGDFQSYGRQRKTRTYICKPDSGCQGRGIFITRNPREIKPGEHMICQQYISKPFLIDGFKFDMRIYVLITSCDPLRIFMYEEGLARFATMPYVEPSHNNLDDVCMHLTNYAINKHNENFVQDDAVGSKRKLSTLNAWLREHSYNPEELWGDIEDIIIKTIISAHSVLRHNYRTCFPQYLSGGTCACFEILGFDILLDHKLKPWLLEVNHSPSFTTDSRLDREVKDALLCDAMTLVNLQGCDKRKVMEEDKRRVKERLFQCHQQPRDTRCSRREQRESSHVAVLDQERYEDSHLGGYRRIYPGPDMEKYSPFFKHNGSLFQETAASKAREECARQQLEEIRLKQEQQETSGSKKRKESRDQNQGESAGEKSRSRVGLRAFSTHLAYRNRTREKELLSVHLDTMHPQEIVEEEELERMKALLQRKNLIRSLGIVEQLTRMLQPNHQGQRNLEEYGPKNFNWIGDPAAISPCSLSMKISGRRYFSRARVRFTSQGQASRRLEAINRALAGSESSSLTLKQGYHLQPERVASSSWIDSTLPSEVDSEHRAPKVQDVSALPLPP; encoded by the exons ATGGAGCCAAATACCTGTAAGACCAGCGAATCAGAGTACGCTGAAGAAGAGGAATCTGAGGAGGAGTGTGTTAAAGGGGAAGCTACCATCCCTTCTAACTCTTCTCAGCAGGAACTCTCAAAGGCTGACTATAAGGAATTTGGGGATGGAGTTCCCTTATCTATTGTGGCcaagaaaattccaaagaaaatcaTAGCCCCAGATGACTTAGAAgttgggaggagaaagagaaggcagaaacGCAG ACCCCTGGCCATCAACCTGACCAACTGCAAATATGAGAGCG tGCGCCGGGCAGCCCAAATGTGTGGCTtgaaggaggtgggggaggacgAGGAGTGGACTGTGTACTGGACAGACTGCTCTGTCTCCCTGGAAAGAGTCATGGACATGAAGAGGTTTCAG AAAATCAACCACTTCCCTGGCATGACAGAAATCTGCCGCAAAGATCTACTGGCTCGCAACCTCAACCGCATGCAGAAACTCTATCCTACTGAATACAACATCTTCCCCCGCACCTGGTgcctccctgcaga CTATGGGGACTTCCAGTCCTATGGTCGTCAGCGAAAAACCCGCACTTATATCTGCAAGCCAGACAGTGGCTGCCAGGGACGGGGCATCTTCATTACCCGAAATCCCCGGGAGATCAAGCCAGGAGAGCATATGATCTGCCAGCAATACATCTCCAAG CCCTTCCTCATTGACGGCTTCAAGTTTGATATGCGAATCTATGTCCTGATCACATCCTGTGACCCTCTCCGGATTTTCATGTATGAGGAGGGCCTGGCCCGCTTTGCCACTATGCCCTACGTGGAGCCCAGCCACAACAACCTG GATGACGTCTGTATGCACCTGACCAACTATGCTATCAACAAACACAATGAGAATTTTGTCCAAGATGATGCTGTAGGCAGTAAGAG GAAACTGTCTACACTCAACGCCTGGCTGCGAGAACACAGCTACAACCCCGAAGAGCTGTGGGGCGACATTGAGGACATCATCATCAAAACCATCATCTCAGCTCATTCTGTTCTTCGCCACAACTACCGAACCTGTTTTCCCCAATATCTGAGTGGAGGTACATGTGCCTGTTTTGAGATCCTTGGTTTTGACATCTTGCTGGACCACAAGCTGAAGCCCTGGCTGCTGGAG GTAAACCACTCTCCAAGTTTCACCACTGACTCCCGCCTCGATCGAGAAGTGAAGGATGCGCTTCTCTGTGATGCCATGACCCTTGTCAACCTCCAGGGCTGTGACAAAAGGAAGGTGATGGAGGAGGACAAGCGGCGAGTCAAGGAGCGGCTTTTCCAGTGCCACCAACAGCCACGAGACACCAGGTGCTCCAG GCGAGAACAGAGGGAGTCGTCCCATGTGGCGGTACTAGATCAGGAACGCTACGAGGATTCCCACCTCGGAGGATATCGGCGGATCTACCCTGGGCCTGACATGGAGAAGTATTCACCTTTCTTTAAGCACAATGGCTCCCTCTTCCAGGAGACTGCTGCTTCCAAGGCCAGGGAGGAGTGTGCCAG GCAGCAACTGGAAGAGATCCGCCTTAAGCAGGAACAGCAGGAGACCTCAGGCAGTAAGAAGCGGAAAGAAAGCAGGGACCAGAACCAGGGTGAATCAGCAGGGGAGAAGAGCCGATCCAGGGTCGGGCTCCGGGCATTCTCCACCCACCTGGCTTACAGGAACCGGACCCGGGAGAAAGAG CTGCTGTCAGTACACCTGGATACCATGCATCCGCAAGAAATTGTggaagaggaggagctggagaGAATGAAGGCTTTGCTTCAAAGGAAGAATCTTATCCGAAGCCTCGGTATTGTAGAGCAGCTCACTCGCATGCTGCAGCCCAACCACCAGGGCCAGAGAAATCTTGAGGAGTATGGG CCCAAGAACTTCAACTGGATAGGAGATCCAGCAGCCATCAGCCCCTGTTCATTGTCAATGAAGATATCTGGAAGGCGCTATTTTTCCAGGGCGAGAGTCAGGTTCACAAGCC AAGGCCAAGCCAGCAGAAGGCTCGAAGCCATAAACAGAGCTCTGGCAGGATCAGAGTCATCCTCTCTAACCCTAAAGCAGGGCTACCATCTGCAACCAGAAAGAGTGGCAAGTAGCTCATGGATTGACAGCACCTTACCCTCGGAGGTAGACTCTGAACACAGGGCACCCAAGGTCCAGGATGtctctgccctgcctctgcccccctga
- the TTLL13 gene encoding tubulin polyglutamylase TTLL13 isoform X5 translates to MEPNTCKTSESEYAEEEESEEECVKGEATIPSNSSQQELSKADYKEFGDGVPLSIVAKKIPKKIIAPDDLEVGRRKRRQKRRPLAINLTNCKYESVRRAAQMCGLKEVGEDEEWTVYWTDCSVSLERVMDMKRFQKINHFPGMTEICRKDLLARNLNRMQKLYPTEYNIFPRTWCLPADYGDFQSYGRQRKTRTYICKPDSGCQGRGIFITRNPREIKPGEHMICQQYISKPFLIDGFKFDMRIYVLITSCDPLRIFMYEEGLARFATMPYVEPSHNNLDDVCMHLTNYAINKHNENFVQDDAVGSKRKLSTLNAWLREHSYNPEELWGDIEDIIIKTIISAHSVLRHNYRTCFPQYLSGGTCACFEILGFDILLDHKLKPWLLEGCDKRKVMEEDKRRVKERLFQCHQQPRDTRREQRESSHVAVLDQERYEDSHLGGYRRIYPGPDMEKYSPFFKHNGSLFQETAASKAREECARQQLEEIRLKQEQQETSGSKKRKESRDQNQGESAGEKSRSRVGLRAFSTHLAYRNRTREKELLSVHLDTMHPQEIVEEEELERMKALLQRKNLIRSLGIVEQLTRMLQPNHQGQRNLEEYGARFHQDRLGSQELQSVSLVPLVLLRGAAKVQGPPHFLYPVRIQEFIPRILGPLPTINAAFPHHSWCHLQPKNFNWIGDPAAISPCSLSMKISGRRYFSRARVRFTSQGQASRRLEAINRALAGSESSSLTLKQGYHLQPERVASSSWIDSTLPSEVDSEHRAPKVQDVSALPLPP, encoded by the exons ATGGAGCCAAATACCTGTAAGACCAGCGAATCAGAGTACGCTGAAGAAGAGGAATCTGAGGAGGAGTGTGTTAAAGGGGAAGCTACCATCCCTTCTAACTCTTCTCAGCAGGAACTCTCAAAGGCTGACTATAAGGAATTTGGGGATGGAGTTCCCTTATCTATTGTGGCcaagaaaattccaaagaaaatcaTAGCCCCAGATGACTTAGAAgttgggaggagaaagagaaggcagaaacGCAG ACCCCTGGCCATCAACCTGACCAACTGCAAATATGAGAGCG tGCGCCGGGCAGCCCAAATGTGTGGCTtgaaggaggtgggggaggacgAGGAGTGGACTGTGTACTGGACAGACTGCTCTGTCTCCCTGGAAAGAGTCATGGACATGAAGAGGTTTCAG AAAATCAACCACTTCCCTGGCATGACAGAAATCTGCCGCAAAGATCTACTGGCTCGCAACCTCAACCGCATGCAGAAACTCTATCCTACTGAATACAACATCTTCCCCCGCACCTGGTgcctccctgcaga CTATGGGGACTTCCAGTCCTATGGTCGTCAGCGAAAAACCCGCACTTATATCTGCAAGCCAGACAGTGGCTGCCAGGGACGGGGCATCTTCATTACCCGAAATCCCCGGGAGATCAAGCCAGGAGAGCATATGATCTGCCAGCAATACATCTCCAAG CCCTTCCTCATTGACGGCTTCAAGTTTGATATGCGAATCTATGTCCTGATCACATCCTGTGACCCTCTCCGGATTTTCATGTATGAGGAGGGCCTGGCCCGCTTTGCCACTATGCCCTACGTGGAGCCCAGCCACAACAACCTG GATGACGTCTGTATGCACCTGACCAACTATGCTATCAACAAACACAATGAGAATTTTGTCCAAGATGATGCTGTAGGCAGTAAGAG GAAACTGTCTACACTCAACGCCTGGCTGCGAGAACACAGCTACAACCCCGAAGAGCTGTGGGGCGACATTGAGGACATCATCATCAAAACCATCATCTCAGCTCATTCTGTTCTTCGCCACAACTACCGAACCTGTTTTCCCCAATATCTGAGTGGAGGTACATGTGCCTGTTTTGAGATCCTTGGTTTTGACATCTTGCTGGACCACAAGCTGAAGCCCTGGCTGCTGGAG GGCTGTGACAAAAGGAAGGTGATGGAGGAGGACAAGCGGCGAGTCAAGGAGCGGCTTTTCCAGTGCCACCAACAGCCACGAGACACCAG GCGAGAACAGAGGGAGTCGTCCCATGTGGCGGTACTAGATCAGGAACGCTACGAGGATTCCCACCTCGGAGGATATCGGCGGATCTACCCTGGGCCTGACATGGAGAAGTATTCACCTTTCTTTAAGCACAATGGCTCCCTCTTCCAGGAGACTGCTGCTTCCAAGGCCAGGGAGGAGTGTGCCAG GCAGCAACTGGAAGAGATCCGCCTTAAGCAGGAACAGCAGGAGACCTCAGGCAGTAAGAAGCGGAAAGAAAGCAGGGACCAGAACCAGGGTGAATCAGCAGGGGAGAAGAGCCGATCCAGGGTCGGGCTCCGGGCATTCTCCACCCACCTGGCTTACAGGAACCGGACCCGGGAGAAAGAG CTGCTGTCAGTACACCTGGATACCATGCATCCGCAAGAAATTGTggaagaggaggagctggagaGAATGAAGGCTTTGCTTCAAAGGAAGAATCTTATCCGAAGCCTCGGTATTGTAGAGCAGCTCACTCGCATGCTGCAGCCCAACCACCAGGGCCAGAGAAATCTTGAGGAGTATGGG GCTAGATTTCACCAGGATAGGCTGGGCAGTCAAGAACTGCAATCTGTGAGTCTGGTCCCATTGGTCCTCCTGAGAGGGGCCGCCAAAGTGCAGGGCCCTCCTCATTTTCTGTATCCAGTTCGGATCCAAGAATTCATCCCCAGGATCTTAGGGCCCCTACCAACCATAAATGCTGCATTTCCACATCATTCCTGGTGCCATCTACAGCCCAAGAACTTCAACTGGATAGGAGATCCAGCAGCCATCAGCCCCTGTTCATTGTCAATGAAGATATCTGGAAGGCGCTATTTTTCCAGGGCGAGAGTCAGGTTCACAAGCC AAGGCCAAGCCAGCAGAAGGCTCGAAGCCATAAACAGAGCTCTGGCAGGATCAGAGTCATCCTCTCTAACCCTAAAGCAGGGCTACCATCTGCAACCAGAAAGAGTGGCAAGTAGCTCATGGATTGACAGCACCTTACCCTCGGAGGTAGACTCTGAACACAGGGCACCCAAGGTCCAGGATGtctctgccctgcctctgcccccctga